The Streptomyces tubercidicus DNA segment TACTACATGCCGATCTACGGGAGCGTCCGACCGGGCTGAGGCCCGGCCCCCGCTCCCCCATGAGACCACCCCCCACGGTCACCCCCCACACGCCACCGCGCGGCCCCCGCCTCCCCTATGGAGTGCGAGGACCGCGCGGTGTGCCGTAGTAGGGCGCCCGACATCTGACGCCCGGCGCCCGTAAGGCGCCCGCACGTTCTCGTCAGGTCCAGAGCACCGCGATGAATATGTTGGCCACGGTCAGTCCGCCGACCGCGCCGAAGAGCGCCTTGTCGACGGTCTCCTCGTCCCGCTTGACGTAGACCAGCGCCAGGATCACCACCAGGACGGCCATCTTGATGCCGAGCTTGATGTTGTTGAGCGGGTGGTCCTGGGCCTGGTTGAGGCCGACCAGCACGACGCCGGTGACCAGCATCGTCAGCGCACCGTGCAGCATGGCCGGCACAAAGCGGGCGGTGCCCGCGCTCATCGCCTTCATCTGCGTCAGAAAGCCGCCCAGCAGGGAGGCGATACCGATGATGTGCAGGCCGACGAAGATATTGGTTACTACGTCCATAGTGCTGGATCGTAGCCCCCGTATAGCACGGCCCTTCGGGCAGGGCACCCCCTATCGCCGCTTCGGTCAGGCCAGACCTGTCCCGGCCGTATGGCCATGGCGCCGCGGTCACCCGCGCACCCGCCGCGGTCGAAAGCGAACAATGCCGGGCAAGCACACTCACTGCCGCAACAACCGGGCTTAGCGTCCTCCTCCAGGCGGCCGACTCCCCGCCTCGCCGGGCTCCCACCGGCGTTTCGTCGGCCGCCCCGCCGAGAGGTGCGGCGGCGGTCCGTTGCCCCCCGTGACGGACCGCCGCCGGGCCCGCGGCTCGAAGGGAAGGAAGTGACGGCCACCGTGGCCTCGCACCGCAAGCCCCGGCAGCATCCGCTCGCCGCGCTCACCGGCGGCTCGCGCAGCGCGCGCACCGCCCGTACGGCCGCCACCCTGGCGCTGGCCGGCGCCGCCACCGCCACCGGCCTCGACGGCACCGCCCAGGCCGCACCCCGGCCCACCCCCGCCCAGGTCAAGGACCGGGTCGACGCGCTGTACCAGGAGGCAGAGGTGGCCACGCAGAACTACAACGGTGCGAAGGAATCCGCCGACACCGCACGCGAGGAGCTGAGCCGGCTGCAGGACGAGGCCGCCCGCAGGACCCGCAAGCTGAACGCCGCCCGCACCGAACTCGGCACCCTGGCCGCGCGCCAGTACCGCTCCGGCGGCATCGACCCGGCCGTCCAGCTGTTGCTGTCCGCGGACCCGCAGCGCTATCTGGACGGGGCCGCGGTGCTGGAGCGTACGGGCAGCCATCAGGCGACCGCGGTGGCCGGTTACGCCCGCCGGCTCGGCAGCGTCCGGCAGGTCCGGGAGCGGGCCGAGGACACCGTGCAGCGGCTGGCGGACACCGAGACCCGGCTGAAGAAGCACCGGCTCACCGTCGTGCACAAGCTGGACGCCGCCGAGCAGTTGCTGTCCCGGCTGACCGCGGAGCAGCGGCGGCGGATGACGGCCCGGGACGGCGGACGGAGCGGGCCGGGTCGGGGGCGTACGGAGGGCCGTACGGAGCGGGGGGCGAGGCGTGGGGACGGGGGCGTCGGCGGGGCGCTCGGCGGGATGCCTGGCGGAGCGTACGGCGGCCCGGCAGCCACCGCGGCGCAGGCGCCCAACCCGCGTGCCGCACGCGCCGTTTCCTTCGCCTACAGCGCGCTCGGCAAGCCGTACGTCTGGGGCGCGACCGGCCCCTCCGGCTACGACTGCTCAGGGCTGACCCAGGCCGCCTGGAAGGCCGGCGGGGTCGCCCTGCCCCGTACGACGTACACCCAGATCAGCTCGGGACCGCGGGTCGCCAGGTCCCAACTCGCCCCTGGTGACCTGGTGTTCTTCTACTCGGGCATCAGCCATGTGGGGCTCTACATCGGGGACGGCCAGATGATCCACGCACCGCATCCGGGGGCGCCGGTACGGATCGCACCGATCGACCAGATGCCGTTCGCGGCGGCCACCCGGCCGGCTTAGGGGACAGGGGGCCTGCCCTCGGGGAGCGGGCGCCGCGGGACGGCCTGACTGGCGCCTCCCGAAGGGAACTTGGCGGCTCCTGTGCTCACGCCCTCAGCTGGGTCCCCAGCCAGCGGAAGACCTGCGGCACCTGGTGCTCCCAGACCGCCGTGGTGTGGCCGCCCGCGTTCGCCGGGATCAGCCGCACGTCGACCGTCGTCGGATACTGCGCGTACTGCCGCAGGGCGAGGCCCGCCTGGTAGCCGTCGCCCGCCGCGCCGGACACATACAGCGCGGTACGCGGCGGCTTGCCGGCCGCGTTGGCCGACTTCAGGATGTTCAGCGGGTTGGACCGGGTGCGCAGCTTGGGGTCCTTGCCGGCCAGCGAGTCGCGCTCCAGCGCGGGGTCGTTGTAGCCGGACATGGCGACCGCGGCACGGTAGCGGTCGGGGTGGGCCAGGGCGAGCTTGGTGGCGCAGTGCGCACCGGCCGAATACCCGGCCAGGGCCCAGGAGTCCGGCTTGTCGCCGGCCCGGAAGTTGTCAATGATCATCTTGCGGACGTCGACGGTCAGCCAGCTGTCGGCGTTGACCTTCCCGGGGAGGTTGACGCACCCGGTGTCCGCGCCGGGGAGCAGATTGGTCCGGGGCGCCACCAGGATGGCCGGCTTGACCGCACCGCGCTGCATCAGCGGCATCAGCTGCTCGGCCGCGTGCAGCGAGCCCATCCAGGACTTCGCGGAGCCCGGGTAGCCGGCCAGCAGCTCGACCACCGGGAACTTCTGGTTCCGGTAGGCCGGGTCGTTGTACTGCGGCGGCAGCCAGACGTAGACCTCGCCCCGCACCCCCGAGATCCGGCCCTGGAGGTCGGTCATCTGGACACCGGCCCCCACCCGGGGGTCGTCGGCCGGGCGGAACTGCTGGAGCTGCTTGGGCTCGTTCTTGACCTGCCGGCCGCCCATACCGTCGGGGCCGAGGTCCCGGGCCTCCGTCACATGGGTGTCGGTGCCGAGCAGCTCGCCCCAGGTGTCATAGAGGGTATTGGCGTTGTTGACCATGACGAAGACCACGGTGATCGCCGTGACCTGGGCGAACAGCAGCATCAGCAGCCGGCCGAGGCCGCGCACCAGGGGCGGCCCGGCTATTCGGCCCCAGAGGGCGAACGGCAGCACCACGGCGACGATCAACAGCGCGATCGAGGTGAGGAAGAAGGGCGTGCCCGTCAGGCTCATCGAGATCTCGTTTCCAGGACAAACTACGCGAAGGACGTGGGATGGTTCCGGCCCCGCCTTCGGCAGTGAGCCTCTCCTCGCCCTTAGATGGTGATCCGCGGGGTCCCGGTTGCCCTTCTTGGGTGCGTTGTTACCCACTCATCATGAAGCTGTGGGTGCGCCCGCCCCGTGCCGGTTCCACAGCTCAGACCAGCCGCCGGGCCGCGGCCCACCGGGTCAGCTCATGGCGGTTGGAGAGCTGGAGCTTGCGCAGCACCGCGGAGACATGGGATTCGACCGTCTTCACGGAGATGAACAGCTGCTTGGCGATCTCCTTGTAGGCATAGCCACGGGCGATCAGCCGCAGCACCTCCCGCTCGCGCTGGGTGAGGCGGTCGAGGTCCTCGTCGATCGGCGGGGCGTCCGACGAGGCGAAGGCGTCCAGGACGAAACCGGCCAGCCGCGGGGAGAAGACCGCATCGCCGTCGGCCACCCGGAAGATCGCGTCGACCAGGTCCGTGCCCGTGATCGTCTTGGTGACGTAGCCGCGGGCGCCGCCCCGGATGACGCCGATGACGTCCTCGGCCGCGTCGGAGACGGAGAGCGCCAGGAAGCGGACCGGGCGCTCGGCGTCGGTCATCATCGCGGCGCAGCGGCGCAGCACCTCGACGCCGCCGCCCCCGGGGAGGTGGACGTCCAGGAGGACGACCTCGGGGCGGGTGGCCGTGATGATCGTGAGCGCCTGGTCGACGTCGGCGGCCTCGCCGACGACCTCGACGCCGGTGCGCCCGGTCTCGCCGATCTCGGCCTGGACACCCGTACGGAACATCCGGTGATCGTCGACCAGCACGACCCGTACGGTCCGGCCCTCGGCCGCCTCGCCGCCGGTCTCGCCCTGCTCTGCGCCGTCCCGCTGTGCGCCGTCGCTGCTCATCTCTTCCGCCCGTCCCTCGATGTCTGCCCGGCCATCATCCCGTGCCCCGGCGCGCACTGTCCCTTGCGGCCGCCCCTCGCCCGGCCCGGTCATATCTCGCCCTCCGGCGCCGCGCGCTCGATTTCCAGCTCGACGACCGTGCCGCCCTCCGGGGCGGAACGCAGCCGGGCGGTGCCGCCGTGGCGCTCCATACGGCCGATGATGGACTCCCGTACGCCCATCCGGTCCTCAGGGACCGCGTCCAGGTCGAATCCGGGGCCGCGGTCGCGCACCGAGACGAAGACCGTACGGCCCTCCACCTCGGCGAACACCTGCACCGCGCCGCCCTCGCCGCCGTATTTCGCGGCATTGACCATCGCCTCGCGGGCGGCCTGCATCTGGGCGCCCAGCGGCTCGTCCAGCGGGCAGTCGCCGACGACCACGACCTCGATGGGGACCCCGTGGTCGTCCTCCACCTCGGCGGCGGCCTTGCGGACCGCCTCGGCCAGGGTGGCCGGCTCCTCGTCCTCCTCCTTGCCGCGGCCCTCGGGCTTGTAGAGCCAGGCGCGCAGCTCCCGCTCCTGGGCGCGGGCCAGCCGCGCCACCTCCCGGGGGTGGTCGGCATTGCGCTGGATCAGGGTGAGGGTGTGCAGCACCGAGTCATGGACATGGGCGGCCACTTCGGCGCGTTCCTGGGCGCGGATGCGCATCAGCCGCTCCTCGGAGAGGTCCTGCGTCATCCGCACGAGATAGGGGCCCGCCAGCAGCGCTATGCCGACGACGACGGCGAGCGCGGCTTGCAGCACCGAACCGAGATGGCGCACCGATCCCTGGAGCACGACGATGCCGGTCACCCCGACGCCGACCAGCAGCACACCGGCCGCGCCGCGCACCATCGGCAGCAGGGCCTTGCGGCGGCCGAGCTCCAGCCACTGGGCGCGGCGGGAGTTGTCCGCCTGCCGCCACACCAGGGCGACACCGGCGCCGATCAGCAGCACCGGCCAGAGATAGCCGTCGGCCTGGCCCAGCTGGAAGCGGGAGGCGACGATCGAGGCCCCGATGAGCAGCGCGATCAGCGCGAAGACCTGGCCCTTGTCGGGCCGGTGGCGCAGCAGGCGGCGCCTGGCGTCCGCCGGGGCGGGCTGCCGGTGCTCCACACCGCCGACGCCCAGCGGGACGAAGAACCAGAACGCGGCATAGAGCAGGGCGCCCATCCCGTCGGCCATGAACAGGGCCAGGAACACGATCCGCACCCAGGAGACCGGCAGCCCGAGATGGCCCGCGAGCCCCCGCGCGACACCACCGAGCAGCCGCCCGTCGGCGCTGCGGTAGAGCTTGCGCACAGGCGGGTCGTCAGGGTCCGGCGCCGGGGCGTAACTCGTCTCGGCGCGGGGTGGCGCGGTGGTCATGTGCCCGATCGTCACACGGCACCCGGCCCGGTGGCATCAGGGTCGTCCCTGAGGCCGTCCCTGATGTTTCCGCGGCTCAGGCCTTCGGGTCGGTCCGGCGGAAGCCGTTCGTCACCACCGAGAAGACCTTCCCGAACGGCGCCCAGTTGGCATCCGGCGCGGACACGTAGATGGCGTAGTCCGTGCCGCCCGCGCGGCCGAAACCGAGATCTGCCGCCCGGAACTTACGGGCCTCGCCCCCGAAGGTGTACTCCCAGATCGCGGCGGGTTCGCCCTGGTAGACGGTGCCCTGCAAGCGCAGCTGGTGGTAAGGCGGGTTATCCACCTTCTGGCGGGCCTCAAGGCCCTTGAAGTGGTTCACCGCGTCGCCGGAGGAGAGGTCCAGGACGCTGACGGTCACTCTGGCCAGGTCCTTTTGCGAGAAGTAGGTGATCATCCGGCCGCCGTCCTCGACCTTCCGGATCCAGCCATCGGGCACCGGGAAGTTCACGCCGAGCTCGGACTCCTTCACATTCCGGTAGCCGTCGGGGAGCGGAGGTGGCGGTCCGATGGTGTTGTCCGGTTTACGGGGAACCCGCGGTGCGCCCTTGTCGGAGGCGTTCGGGGTCGCTTCGGAGTCCGCACGGTCCTTCAGGTACCAAGCCGTGCCCGCACCGCCCCCGGCGAACAGCACCCCGACGATGCTCCAGACCACGACCAGGGCGGCACGCCGCTTACGGGGTGGCTTGCCGCCGGACAGCCCCTCTGTACGGTCCACGCCGGCCCGGCTGCCGACCACCCCGTCCGGAAGAGCCATGGGGCCGGTCACGGCGCTGCCGCCGACGTCCGTACCCGAGTCGATGGCCGTGCCCCTGCCTGTGACCGTGCCCGAGCCGATGGCCGCGCCTGGGGCCGTGCCCGAGCCCGTGGCCGCACGCGTCCCGGTTCCTGTCCCGGTGCCCGTTCCCGTCCCGGTGCGGTCCGACGTGGCTCCCGTCCCGCCCGTCTGCGGCACCGGACCGGTCGGAGACTCCGTCTGCTCGCCTGGCGTGGCCGGTTCGGCCGCACCGCGTCCGCGCGTCCCCAGCGTCATCGTCGACCAGCCCAGCAGCTCCGTGTCCGCCTCGGCCTCGGCCGCGCGCAGCGCCTGTTCGACGACCTCGGCGGTCGGGCGGCCGGTGGGCTCCTTGGCGAGCAGCGCCTCGATCAGCGGGCCCAGCGAACCGGCGTTGCGCGGCGCCTCCAGCGGGTCCATGGCGATCGCGTACGCGGTCTCGACGGCGGTGTTCTTCCGGAACGGGGGCCGTCCCTCGACCGCTTGATAGAGCGTCGCACCCAGCGCCCACAGGT contains these protein-coding regions:
- a CDS encoding ATP-binding protein yields the protein MTTAPPRAETSYAPAPDPDDPPVRKLYRSADGRLLGGVARGLAGHLGLPVSWVRIVFLALFMADGMGALLYAAFWFFVPLGVGGVEHRQPAPADARRRLLRHRPDKGQVFALIALLIGASIVASRFQLGQADGYLWPVLLIGAGVALVWRQADNSRRAQWLELGRRKALLPMVRGAAGVLLVGVGVTGIVVLQGSVRHLGSVLQAALAVVVGIALLAGPYLVRMTQDLSEERLMRIRAQERAEVAAHVHDSVLHTLTLIQRNADHPREVARLARAQERELRAWLYKPEGRGKEEDEEPATLAEAVRKAAAEVEDDHGVPIEVVVVGDCPLDEPLGAQMQAAREAMVNAAKYGGEGGAVQVFAEVEGRTVFVSVRDRGPGFDLDAVPEDRMGVRESIIGRMERHGGTARLRSAPEGGTVVELEIERAAPEGEI
- a CDS encoding alpha/beta hydrolase — protein: MSLTGTPFFLTSIALLIVAVVLPFALWGRIAGPPLVRGLGRLLMLLFAQVTAITVVFVMVNNANTLYDTWGELLGTDTHVTEARDLGPDGMGGRQVKNEPKQLQQFRPADDPRVGAGVQMTDLQGRISGVRGEVYVWLPPQYNDPAYRNQKFPVVELLAGYPGSAKSWMGSLHAAEQLMPLMQRGAVKPAILVAPRTNLLPGADTGCVNLPGKVNADSWLTVDVRKMIIDNFRAGDKPDSWALAGYSAGAHCATKLALAHPDRYRAAVAMSGYNDPALERDSLAGKDPKLRTRSNPLNILKSANAAGKPPRTALYVSGAAGDGYQAGLALRQYAQYPTTVDVRLIPANAGGHTTAVWEHQVPQVFRWLGTQLRA
- a CDS encoding serine/threonine-protein kinase, which translates into the protein MGTVWRARDELLGRQVAVKRLHVSPQLDEDELATRYERTTREAQAAARINHPNVVSVHDVVDDGGMPCIVMEYVPSTTLGDAIKEAARQDSSVTPREAARIGRGMVAALRAAHSAGVLHRDVKPGNVLLGEDGRVVLTDFGIAVASGTSTLTKTGELVGSIDYLAPERVRSGKPGPASDLWALGATLYQAVEGRPPFRKNTAVETAYAIAMDPLEAPRNAGSLGPLIEALLAKEPTGRPTAEVVEQALRAAEAEADTELLGWSTMTLGTRGRGAAEPATPGEQTESPTGPVPQTGGTGATSDRTGTGTGTGTGTGTRAATGSGTAPGAAIGSGTVTGRGTAIDSGTDVGGSAVTGPMALPDGVVGSRAGVDRTEGLSGGKPPRKRRAALVVVWSIVGVLFAGGGAGTAWYLKDRADSEATPNASDKGAPRVPRKPDNTIGPPPPLPDGYRNVKESELGVNFPVPDGWIRKVEDGGRMITYFSQKDLARVTVSVLDLSSGDAVNHFKGLEARQKVDNPPYHQLRLQGTVYQGEPAAIWEYTFGGEARKFRAADLGFGRAGGTDYAIYVSAPDANWAPFGKVFSVVTNGFRRTDPKA
- a CDS encoding LuxR C-terminal-related transcriptional regulator, giving the protein MSSDGAQRDGAEQGETGGEAAEGRTVRVVLVDDHRMFRTGVQAEIGETGRTGVEVVGEAADVDQALTIITATRPEVVLLDVHLPGGGGVEVLRRCAAMMTDAERPVRFLALSVSDAAEDVIGVIRGGARGYVTKTITGTDLVDAIFRVADGDAVFSPRLAGFVLDAFASSDAPPIDEDLDRLTQREREVLRLIARGYAYKEIAKQLFISVKTVESHVSAVLRKLQLSNRHELTRWAAARRLV
- a CDS encoding NlpC/P60 family protein, which codes for MTATVASHRKPRQHPLAALTGGSRSARTARTAATLALAGAATATGLDGTAQAAPRPTPAQVKDRVDALYQEAEVATQNYNGAKESADTAREELSRLQDEAARRTRKLNAARTELGTLAARQYRSGGIDPAVQLLLSADPQRYLDGAAVLERTGSHQATAVAGYARRLGSVRQVRERAEDTVQRLADTETRLKKHRLTVVHKLDAAEQLLSRLTAEQRRRMTARDGGRSGPGRGRTEGRTERGARRGDGGVGGALGGMPGGAYGGPAATAAQAPNPRAARAVSFAYSALGKPYVWGATGPSGYDCSGLTQAAWKAGGVALPRTTYTQISSGPRVARSQLAPGDLVFFYSGISHVGLYIGDGQMIHAPHPGAPVRIAPIDQMPFAAATRPA